A region of the Parambassis ranga chromosome 24, fParRan2.1, whole genome shotgun sequence genome:
TCTGACGGCGTTTAGTCCCGGAGGAGAACATCGCCACCATGAAATATGGAGCACAGGTGGTGAAAGGAGAGCTGAAGTCAGCGCTGCTAGACGGAGACACCCAGAACTATGACCTGGACCACGGCTTCTCCAGACATCCGATTGAGGAGGACGGCCGGGCCGGGATCCAGGTCAAACTGGGCCAGCCGTCTATCATCAACCACATCCGGCTGCTGCTGTGGGACAGAGACAGCCGGTAAGACGGCCTTCGTCCTGCCTGACAATCAACCAGCTTGTAGTGAACTGTAGTAAATATTATCTTTAAATATTTCAGATCCTACTCCTACTACATCGAGGTGTCCATGGATGAGCTGGACTGGGTGCGGGTTGTGGACCACTCTAAGTACCTCTGCCGCTCATGGCAGAATCTGTACTTCCCACCACGAGTTTGCAGGTAAACTTAAATAAAGCCACGTTCCCCCTTGAGGAAGAAatgcacacactgacatcttTGTATGATGTTATCATGttattttcctctgtgtgtgtgtcaggtatGTTCGGATCGTGGGAACACACAACACCGTCAACAAGGTCTTCCACCTCGTGGCATTTGAGTGCATGTTCACAAACCGCCTGTTCACCTTGGAAAACGGACTTGTGGGTATGTTGGCTGAAACGAACgtgtgtggttttctggagCGTGTTGTGTTCTGAAGTCTGTTGCATCTGTTGCATCTgttttatgcaatttccccattgtgggactaataaaggtttcttaatcgtAACACCCTTTCCTTCCTGTTTGCAGTTCCCGGTGAGAATGTGGCGACTATTTCCGCCTGCGCCAGCGTCATCGAGGGCGTGAGCCGTAGCAGAAACGCCCTCCTCAACGGTGACACCCGCAACTACGACTGGGACTCCGGGTACACCTGCCACCAGCTGGGCTCCGGGGCCATCGTCATTCAGCTAGCTCAGCCCTACTCCATCGGATCCTTACGGTAGGATGGTTCAGGGAAAAAAATGCTTGAATCGTTGCTTGAAGACTCATtgttgtcgtgtgtgtgtgtgtgtgttcaggctgctgctgtgggaCTGTGACGAGCGCTCCTACAGTTACTACGTTGAAGTCTCCACTAATCAGCAGCAGTGGATGAAGGTGGTGGACCGCACCAGGGTGGCATGTCGGTGGGTTACTTCCTCTTCTCCCTTGCTGCCTTCATGTATTTCAGTTCCTTCCATACTATAAAGCGGAAGCAGTTTCACTGGGTACACTGTGAGTTATTAAAGGCAGTAGGAACTGTACACCACCACTTTTCTATATCCTGTCTCCCTCACTGCTTTCTCTCTAAGGAAACACTGAAAATGAGTTCCTGGATGACACGGCTTTAAAAGGATCTTGAGACGGCCCAGCTGCTGTTGACCAAAGATTCATTTTTGGCAGATGTCTGTTTAAAGAGATGTTGGTCTTATAGACttttaccccgttcacactggggaaaaaatgtggcttaagcaggcttcggccgcatccagatcaatccagatgtgtttttttctgtgtgaacacctcgaatccggctgtatccagtttgatttcaagctgGATTGGCACAAATGtggcaaatgtggcgagcgaatccggctagcgacatgctacttccggtttacgggtcgcgacacgggacaaaaaaccagcatgacgcatgcgcacacgcggtcctaccgcggcgtgaacggacactgtatattacgaggcgccacctagtggtttggaggaccgcaaacatgctggatgaagccggattgagtgcggacacaagtgtgtgctagccatatttgaaaataggtctgaacgcatccagcttaaaggctgtctgtgctcaatcctactctagctggaatgactttctccagtgtgaacggggcctaaatatTCGGCCTGAACAAACAGAAGATTCCAGGCTTTGTGTCAAAACCCTTTTCCTTTGCATTTGAAGCCACTGTACTCTAATCAGAGCCCTGTTAGGAAAACAGACGTAATTAGAATGTGTcatatttgaatgttttttttccactgtcctCTGTTACAGCTCATGGCAGACATTGAAGTTTGAAAGGCAGGCTGCTTCCTTCATCCGTATAGTTGGGACTCACAACACTGCTAATGAGGTGAGACCACTGTTTACTgtctccttttttattttttatgctgTAGGCTGCTCAGAGACAAGCACTTAACCCTCGGAATCCCAAGCAGGACCGTTGAAGTCCTGTCtttatggaaacagcacagttGTGGCTGGAGTTTAGACCATTAAATTCATGATTCATGCGTTTTAAAATGTCGAGGTCCAGGTGTGGTCCACGTTGTGCGTTATccgtgtgtgtcattttttctgCAGGTGTTTCACTGCGTTCACTTCGAGTGTCCGGCACAGCTGGACACGGAGGTCAGTGAAGGCAGCCCTGGTCTGGATTCGTCTGACTCTGGCGCTGCCTCCCAGCAGCCACGACCTCAACGACCATCAcgcacacacagcctgctgcccacccagccctcctcctcctcctcatcttcctcgcAGTCACACTATTAAGAGGAAAACCTCAGAATGCCATTTTGCACAGCCTTCATCATCCAGACTGCACTGCTGAAACGCTGCTAAGGCGATCGTCTCATTGTCACAATCCACGGTCCTTCTGTCATAAGTGCAACATTAGAGACTGGTGTATGTGTAGCAGCCGCATTTAGGGCTCCAGTCTTCCCAGttgtgaaactgaaaatttagcTAATACATCCGCCGGGTGTCACGTTTTTATGAAGGTACTTTTTAGCCACTAAGATTCGATTTTTATCTTTTCAGAATCGTAAAAAGGTTGAATCTCCAAAGACGGGGCGCACGCCTGAAGTATGGTCGTACTGTATCGCCAAAGAGCAGTAAGACCAGGGCGGGCGATTGATGTTTGAATTTTGTGCATTAGTAATAATTCAAAAAGGATTTTGTCCATATGAAGCTATTTTTTTAAGAaactgtcttaaaaaaaaaaggactctACTCACTTTTCTTACCATCAAGCTAACAGAGTAGCAGTCACGTATTTTGGTAGTAAATCCTTCAAACGTTTGCCAaagctgtggagctgctgcagcattcTGGGGCATTTGTGTGCAAATTAGCACATAATCCAATTATTATGCATTTGGATATGAAGTAACAGCTGAGCAGCATTCAGTGGCTTTTCACACCTGAAACCAAAACCAACGCATGGTGTGACTTTTTGATAGTTCAAATTCATacctcatttaaaaaataataatttatgagTGTCTTAATTTTAAGCACTTGAATAGTTTAGCACAAACCACCAGGGGgcgggaaaaaaaatcaattagcATATTGAAACCTGGGGCTGAGAGGCTCGGACCAAAATTATGTACgtactatatatatatgcactTGGGCTGCTGGGATACAAAGTGTAAAAATGTGAGCAGCTACCATTGgcactttcagaataaaaggtTGCAGCTGGGCTCTCGTGGCTCTTTGTGTGAAGTCCAGTGCTGCGGCGCTGGACTCGGTATCTTGCCGTTTGTGTTAATTTAAACTCTCTTTCGTGGTTTGTTTTTAAGTTaagctgtcagtgctgtggtTCCTGTTTTTGTCCTGATGTTgcacttttgtctttttttttttattgttcgaTGTTACATAACCTGAAATAGCTAACGACCCTGAATGACACACTGATGTTTCTATAAGCTTTCTTTTTATTACCCTGCAGTTGGATGAAGTCTTCCTTAACAGTTCCACGAAGAACAGAGGGGCTTTGTTCAGGTTGTGGAAAACACTCCTCCTACCCCACCTAACTTTATGTATATGCATAGATTTACTTAATATATTACGTTTGACCATTGACGTATTATTGCATTTCACTGCCTCTTGTTAAAACATTGCCTGTAAAATGTGATTATTAAAAACAACTgacattgtttgttttggtgaaggaggggggggggggtgttgagCACAGTGGAGGTTTTTGATACGAGCAATACATGTTGTGACGTCCATCCTCCTGTTTTTAAGCTTCTGTGATGGAACAAACTGTGGTGATTGATCAGTCGACGTGCGTCGTTCATCGTACTCTGGGCGCTCTTAGCTATGCCGCCCCACTGGAGGCGTTGATGTCATCATGGaacttttaaaacatgtttgattTTGAAACTGAAAAGCATTCCTGTCTTGTGTTTTTTGGTGCTTTGACCGCTGTCCTGCATCCACCACAGAGTGGACGTTCTGCAAGGTGCTCACTCCCAACACACCATCTGTGCACCTTTGTAGATGAACCTCTAATATAATCACAGATAACAGGCTGTATCATTGTATTTGAGTAAGTGCAAATCTATTTTCCCCCCAGATAAAAACTCATTGTGACATcctgggataaaaaaaaaaactattttaagCATTGCGTACATGTCACATATTTcttaataaatgtgtgtttaatcaACATTTTACTGTTATAATGTGTTGCTGAGCGTTTTAGCATCTTTCTGACCACTGTCCTtagtttgtttctgctgctgctacaacctCTCCTTATGCCTTGATGGCAGCGATGGCACGTCCTTATTTTGTGTCTGCTTCAGGGTCTTTGGGTTTATTGTTTTTGGGGTTAGCTTTTATCCATTCTGCTGTTATTTTGTGCCATTTTCTGTTGAAGcagacaacacagaaacaccacacTACCTACGATAACACACAGAGGGTAACAGGTGGATCATTTACTTAAATAATCTGAGGCTAATGTTAGctccctgtttttttgttttttaaagtaatAGATAAGAAACAGACTGTTTGGTTCTCAGTCTACAGTAATCAGGTAAAAGGGATTACAGTGAAGCCAGGGTTCAAAGCAGGCAGATAAATACATCAACTCAGCAGGTttactttatattttatatattaataatgATATTTTCTACATCTCAGTTTGTCGTGCTGCTTTATTCAGCAGCCTTTCTGCCATGGCTCAATAACTGAGCAGTGGTTTTACTATGAGTGAAGGTCAGAGGAAGTGTTAGTATGTTAATCTGGTTGTAGGAGGCTTTTTATGAATACTGTGAACACCACGATTGACAGTGTGTGACACTCGATCCTCTATAGCATATTTAGATTATTGATGTCAGCCTCAGTCTGCATGGTGTGGCAGgttcagattaaaaaaatagatttacaaaacaaactagaaaagggcaaaGGGCATATTACTGAGGAAAATttgaggagacctcaaaaaccactccaactttgagagcctggtgtgcggaaacgattcggaattagaaaattctgaacacaagtttgatagagcagcatctgatgagcgttttaagacttaaatggagtctgtagcttgaaatttgtaggaggaggagatacatgtggcagatgaccctcgttgaggggctctctcatagactcccatgttaaaaatgacatcgaaattgcttaatatttgaaaaattataaattttttttgaaaaaaaaaacttgaagttgacccagggtgtcctctgtgagatgaacatttttgatagttgaatggcttaaatgggtcaatgtatgctgatgATACGCTGTTTTATTCAGCAGCCTTTCTGTTAACTCTCTCTGGCTcgattattatatatatatatttatttatttatatttatttaatttaaacttTTGAAATACAATAGATCAGATCTAttagatttaattaaaaaaaaaagaaagaaagaaaccttAGAGTTAAGTCTCAGTGTCATCAGGTAAACGGATCACAGCGAACAGAACCTTTACATTTACTcgctgtaaaataaataaatcacttcaAAGTGTGTGTTCGTGTGGTTCTGCGGGGTTCTGCGGGGTTCTGGTACCGTTTCCCTTCATTTCGTTGAGGCAATATTGACATTTCTAGGTTTGATGGACGCGTTTCCGGCCCAGCGTGCTCCGGCCCATCGACGTGTTGTGGATAGGGGTGGTCCCGAAGTGTCAGCAGGGGGAGGCCTGTCTCTGGCTGTTTAAGTTTCTGTCCTCTCCCCCTCCCACGTATTTAACGCCGCCTCGGTTGTGTTTAATCCGCGTCTGAGGACAGCTGCTGGGCTTTTTTAGCTGTTTCCGTGTCGAGTGAAACACCGGGACACCCCCCTTCGTTCCGTTGCTCGGTCGGAGCGTCCGAACGTCCAGCTGATCGCTGTGAGAGCCGTTCGGTTCTCCCAGTTCAAACTGAGCCGTTGTTCGGCCGAACAGAAGCTTTTTTGTGGGCGAAACGGACCGAGTTCGCCTGCACTTGTGGACTTTAGGACAAAGTGGACGTGTATCGGTTGGTCGAACCGGGCTGTTGGACcgttttttcccctcctcagtGAAGGACCAGGCCCCGGACTCATCCTCAGGCTCgcgtttttgtgtgtgtgtgtgtgtgtgtgttggaagtCATGGGAGACACCAGTGAACGAAGCAAACCTCCGAGTCTACCTCCCCGGTGTCCCTGTGGGTTTTGGGGGTAAGTGTTTTTCAAAAACCACGAACTAAAAGTATATTAAAGCCGCCGTGGTAAAAGTCAAAAGATATAAAATATGCTGAACGGGTTCAACTAGTCCAAACccattgttgttgttctgttgtgcaggccgagggtggggggttgggaAGTTAGCTAATAAATAAACCTGCTAGCTTAAAACTAGCTtgattgctgctgtttttttggaaGTTCTACGGCCCGTTTAAAGGCCCGGTTCTTATTTTTAACCGTGCTACATCGTGTTTTAGGGCATTTTGTGAACCCAGGAGATGACGTACCCGAGATAGAACATGATTTATTGCCAGCAGGTTCCCTTTAAAGCTGCCCCTGTTTTTCGCCAAAAACCCTCTCGAAATAAAATTTGAATTTAACGCTTCACACACGCTCCTTCGGTTAAAATCCCCGAACAGAGCCGAGACCATAGGCCCGGTTCGGACTGATATCGTTTTATTTTTgaattctcctttttttttccggTCTTGTCAAAgtggtggatgtgtgtgtgtgtgttgcatacCGGATGTGATTCACTGATGGCTCCCGTGTTACAACCACGACTGCATGGAACCTTTAATCTGTCCAACAGAGACACTCGAACGTGACTGATGGTGTCTCCTGATACAGACATGTCAgtcacaccaacacacagtgtgataaGATTACAgagcaggacaaaaaaaaactaatcgATGCTTTTAAGGTGTAGTGGAACCAGGAAGATAACCCCCACCCACCACTGGTCTTTAGAGGTGTTATCAATACAGAACACTGTCATATGACTTGTCATTTGATTAGCACCCCCACAGGCCCTCTCAGATGCCTTCATTTTGTGGTAGCCACTCACCCACCTGTCAGTGCCAGGTGACACAAATGGCagcgtggtgtgtgtgtgtcggtgtgtgtcggtgtgtgttttaTGGCCCCGCTCAGAATAACACCTGgggctgctgtgctgtgtcCTGTCCCACGCATGCTACTGAAACTCAGATGTGTTTGGGTTTAGTGTTGTTAACATGGGTGGCAGAGTTATCGGCTGTTGTCTACCAACAATATGTTCTCATAGTTACATTGAAATTAaagcacaatttaaaaaaaattaaacttgtAATGTTGGAGTTGTCATCGGGATTTACAAGcactaaaaaatgtaaataaagaagTGCTTAAAAAGCTGTGATCAGTTCCTCCTCTTTTAATAACGGTTGCACTGATGAGCGGATTCGCATGATTAAAGGGTCCCATATAGACCAGAGGTGAATATGTATGGAGGTCATAGGACAGAAATGCATACTTGATTAATGCTCTtttaaaatacactgaaaatTGCAATTTATTTCTGATTATTGGTGTCACTGCCTCAAGTGTTCCATCTTATCTAGACGAAGCTTAAAGCTGGTGGTGTAAGGTTCACCACCAGCTTGTAGGcatttcttaaaaaataaaataaaataggagCGAATTCAATTTCAAAGTAAGAGGAGAACTTTGAAATTGACATGAACCGATGCCTGAGGTCAAACGAGGGTCAAACGGCCTTGTTGTTTAAGCACTTTAACCAGATATTTTCAGACATAATCAAGATTTCCCAGCTGATCGAGTGTCACCTGGTTGATTTGTCGCCTGCTTGTTGTAGATtagacatttttgttttctcataGTTACTCCAAGAAGAGcatttttgtccatatttggataAATTAATGCAATTAATCTGGTGTTTAGTGTAACTGTAAGCATGAGATGTTGATTAGAAATGTCGTGGGTGGAGtttgtttgaatgttttgtgacctcagacacacacacacacggtgattTACTGTATTGGGTGACAAACAGTCGGCTCCTTGCTGAAGGTAAAAGCAGTCTGTGCAGGTTCGTCCTGCTGCATTAGTCACATAGCTCCTGCAGGAACAATGATGGGAATACCCCATGACGTTCCAGCTCGTGCACCATTGAGGAGAGGACTCACAGCTGTCAGAAATGGCTGACATATTGTGGTGCTGTGGACGTTAGAGGCCTCCAGAAGGCGGGGGAAAGACACACCTGTAGGAGATTTACACAGTGGAGATCAGACTCCATTTTACTGTGAGTGAAGGTCAGAGCAAGTGTTAGTGTGTTAATCTGGTTGTAGGAGGGTTTTTATGAATACTGTGAATGACAGTGTGTGACACTCGATCCTCTATAGCATATTTAGATTATTGATGTCAGCCTCAGTCTGCGTGTTTTGGCAGTTTCAGATAAAAAAGTAGATTTACAGAACAAATGATCATCAGCAGACTACCTGAACCTGCTGTAACTGACATAATCATAAAGCTTCTGACTGCCGGAAACGAACAGAATTCTGCACTTCAATGAGTCGATTGACGGACAATTCATCAATAGCAGTAAAGTAATTTACCTTTACTGCAGACATCTGCTTCTCCTGGAGTTTTACTGCCAGAGTGAGGAACAAAAAGTGGATTCCAGAGAGTTAACCCTGGGAGAGATTAGGATTTATTCCGATTTATTTTTGATGCTCAGGATGTGACAAAACAGTCATTTGGGTGATTTTAAAAATGGGGAAGATCCAACTAATGTTTGTTAGAGAGGAGGGCCGACAACTGTTCGCACGTTAAGCAGctgcagttgtttttgtttcgtGCTGTAAAACATGAATTTGACGTTCACCTGCTGAGGCTGATGTCTTTGGCTTGTTGTCTTTGTTCCCAGCCTGGCCAGTCATACCCGTTCTCTGGGGTTTGGAATCCCACCTCTTCACAGCCTGTTCCGCTCAGTACGAACCCCGTCGCACCAATCGTAACTGTTTATCTAAAACAGGGCTGGATGTATGTGATGACTTGACTTGTTAAATCTTTGTTAAATTGCTAGTAACACCTTGGATTTTCACGTTTTTATTCCAAGTCATTCACCATTTTGAATGTCTTTTGCTGTACTAGTCTTGTTGTCGCTCTGCTGACATCatcacatgctttgtttttctttttttttttaaacattttatttatgcaaagttttcttttttatagaCAACAATAGTAAGACACCTAAAATAAGATacaataagaaaagaaaaaaaaacaaaaacacagcaacagtaCTGCCATCACAAAAAAACCAAATCAAATTCAACATGTCTGTGCATATAAATTAAGTGTGCAAAAAAAAGGG
Encoded here:
- the btbd9 gene encoding BTB/POZ domain-containing protein 9, with amino-acid sequence MSNSHPLRPLASVSEIDHIHLLSEQLGSLVLGEEYSDVTFIVEGKRFPAHRVILAARCHYFRALLYGGMKESQPQAEVRLEETRAEAFSMLLNYLYTGRASLSSAREEVLLDFLGLAHRYGLQPLEDSTSEFLRTILHTNNVCLVFDVASLYSLSTLSAACCGYMDRHAPEVLSSDGFLTLSKTALLTVVTRDSFAASEKEIFQALCRWCRQHEDSADTQEVMMAVRLPLMTLTEMLNVVRPSGLVSPDDLLDAIKTRSESRNMDLNYRGMLIPEENIATMKYGAQVVKGELKSALLDGDTQNYDLDHGFSRHPIEEDGRAGIQVKLGQPSIINHIRLLLWDRDSRSYSYYIEVSMDELDWVRVVDHSKYLCRSWQNLYFPPRVCRYVRIVGTHNTVNKVFHLVAFECMFTNRLFTLENGLVVPGENVATISACASVIEGVSRSRNALLNGDTRNYDWDSGYTCHQLGSGAIVIQLAQPYSIGSLRLLLWDCDERSYSYYVEVSTNQQQWMKVVDRTRVACRSWQTLKFERQAASFIRIVGTHNTANEVFHCVHFECPAQLDTEVSEGSPGLDSSDSGAASQQPRPQRPSRTHSLLPTQPSSSSSSSSQSHY